A DNA window from Flavisolibacter ginsenosidimutans contains the following coding sequences:
- a CDS encoding YihY/virulence factor BrkB family protein, whose amino-acid sequence MADKFSVKKLWPVMKQAFTGFGNDKVMKLSASLAYYTVFSIGPVIIVIIYFAGVIYGREAIQGSIFGQIKGLVGADAAAQIQDMIKNAALNTGGKLAAIIGIVTLIIGATSVFGEIQDSINQIWNLKPKPKKGWLKMIINRLLSFSVIISLGFILLVSLVLNGLIEALMGRLQAYFPNVTVVLVYIVNILLTFIVTTALFGVIFKVLPDALIKWKDVAVGSMVTAVLFMVGKFAITFYIGKSNVGNTYGAAGSLVVLLVWVYYSSVILYFGAEFTKAFAANFGSPIHPNDYAVWVKNIEVEEKNGSLKEQEEKKKEQNEQTGDNIKVT is encoded by the coding sequence ATGGCAGACAAGTTTTCGGTAAAGAAACTTTGGCCGGTGATGAAACAGGCCTTCACCGGTTTTGGCAACGACAAAGTAATGAAGCTAAGCGCCTCACTGGCCTATTACACGGTTTTCTCCATCGGGCCGGTCATCATCGTTATCATTTATTTTGCGGGTGTTATTTACGGACGCGAAGCCATACAGGGAAGCATCTTTGGACAGATAAAAGGTTTGGTGGGTGCCGATGCTGCGGCGCAAATTCAGGACATGATAAAAAATGCGGCCTTAAATACCGGCGGTAAATTGGCTGCAATCATTGGCATCGTTACGCTCATCATTGGCGCCACAAGTGTGTTTGGTGAAATACAGGATTCCATCAACCAAATATGGAACCTGAAGCCGAAACCGAAAAAAGGATGGCTCAAGATGATCATCAACCGCCTGCTTTCGTTTTCAGTCATTATCAGCCTCGGTTTTATTTTGCTTGTATCGCTGGTGCTAAACGGTTTGATAGAAGCCCTGATGGGACGGTTGCAGGCCTACTTTCCGAACGTTACCGTAGTACTTGTTTACATCGTTAACATCTTGCTGACCTTCATTGTAACCACTGCTTTATTCGGCGTCATCTTCAAAGTTTTGCCGGATGCACTTATTAAATGGAAAGACGTGGCGGTTGGCTCGATGGTCACGGCCGTGTTGTTCATGGTGGGCAAGTTTGCCATTACGTTTTACATCGGCAAGTCCAACGTGGGCAACACTTACGGCGCGGCGGGTTCGTTGGTTGTGTTGTTGGTTTGGGTTTATTATTCTTCGGTGATTTTGTACTTCGGCGCCGAATTCACCAAAGCTTTTGCAGCCAACTTCGGTTCGCCCATACATCCAAACGATTATGCCGTGTGGGTAAAGAACATTGAAGTGGAAGAGAAGAACGGCTCGCTGAAAGAACAGGAAGAAAAAAAGAAAGAGCAGAACGAACAAACGGGTGATAACATCAAAGTAACGTAA
- a CDS encoding glycine--tRNA ligase: protein MATDNNRFQAIISHCKEYGFIFPSSEIYDGLGAVYDYGQWGSELKKNIKDYWWKSMVQLNENIVGIDAAIFMHPTTWKASGHVDNFSDPMIDNKDSQKRYRVDHLLEAKADELEKGGKKEEGGALLKEMDALLAANDFAGLKTLIEKNNIVCAVSGTCNWTDVRQFNLMFSTEFGAVSTEDNEANIVYLRPETAQGIFVNFLNVQKTGRMKIPFGIAQIGKAFRNEIVARQFIFRMREFEQMEMQFFIRPGSQKEWYEHWKTERMKWHLSLGIPAEKYRFHDHVKLAHYADAACDIEYDFPIGFKEVEGIHSRTDFDLRNHQEYSKKKMQYFDNDVDESTGKPYGNYIPYVIETSIGVDRTVMMVLSEAYEEQDLSTEEKKDSRVVLKFPPKLAPIKLAVLPLVKKDGLPEIARRIIDTCKPQFRCFYEEKDTIGKRYRRMDAIGTPFCVTVDHQTKEDNTVTIRYRDTMQQERIRVDAIKDLILKNIA from the coding sequence ATGGCAACAGACAACAACCGCTTTCAAGCCATCATCTCGCATTGCAAAGAGTACGGCTTTATTTTTCCTTCGAGTGAAATATACGACGGCCTTGGCGCCGTGTACGATTACGGCCAGTGGGGCAGTGAACTGAAGAAAAACATCAAGGATTACTGGTGGAAAAGCATGGTGCAGTTAAACGAAAACATTGTGGGCATCGATGCCGCTATTTTCATGCACCCGACAACGTGGAAGGCCAGTGGACACGTGGATAATTTCAGCGATCCGATGATTGATAATAAGGATAGCCAGAAGCGCTACCGCGTGGATCATTTGCTGGAAGCCAAAGCAGATGAATTAGAGAAGGGTGGAAAGAAAGAAGAAGGTGGGGCATTGTTGAAAGAAATGGATGCTTTGCTTGCGGCCAATGACTTTGCCGGATTAAAAACCTTGATAGAAAAGAACAACATCGTTTGCGCGGTAAGTGGAACCTGCAATTGGACCGATGTGCGCCAATTTAATTTGATGTTCTCAACGGAGTTTGGCGCCGTATCAACCGAAGACAACGAAGCCAATATTGTGTACCTGCGGCCCGAAACAGCGCAAGGTATTTTTGTAAATTTTTTGAACGTTCAAAAGACCGGCCGGATGAAAATCCCGTTCGGCATTGCGCAAATTGGCAAAGCGTTTCGCAACGAGATTGTGGCGCGGCAATTCATCTTTCGCATGCGTGAATTTGAGCAGATGGAGATGCAGTTTTTTATTCGTCCCGGCTCGCAAAAAGAATGGTACGAACACTGGAAAACCGAACGCATGAAGTGGCATTTGAGCCTTGGCATTCCCGCAGAAAAATACCGCTTTCACGATCACGTAAAACTGGCGCACTACGCCGATGCAGCTTGTGATATTGAATACGATTTCCCGATTGGTTTTAAAGAAGTGGAAGGCATTCATTCCCGCACCGATTTTGATTTGCGCAATCACCAGGAGTACAGCAAAAAGAAGATGCAGTACTTCGACAACGACGTTGACGAAAGTACCGGCAAGCCTTACGGCAATTATATTCCGTACGTGATTGAAACGTCCATTGGCGTTGACCGCACGGTGATGATGGTGTTGAGCGAAGCGTACGAAGAACAGGATTTGAGTACCGAAGAAAAAAAGGACAGTCGCGTGGTGTTGAAATTTCCGCCGAAGCTTGCACCCATTAAGCTTGCAGTATTGCCACTTGTGAAGAAAGACGGTTTGCCCGAAATTGCGCGACGCATTATTGATACTTGCAAGCCGCAGTTCCGTTGTTTTTACGAAGAGAAAGACACCATTGGCAAACGATACAGAAGAATGGACGCCATCGGTACGCCGTTTTGTGTAACGGTAGATCATCAAACCAAAGAAGACAATACCGTTACCATTCGTTACCGCGATACGATGCAACAAGAACGAATCCGTGTTGATGCCATTAAAGACCTGATACTAAAAAACATCGCTTAA
- a CDS encoding ferredoxin--NADP reductase: MALQPWRKGIVTRIENETYNTRRFWIQVPELESFDFAPGQFVTLDLPIHEKPAKRIRSYSIASWPDGTNVFELLIVLLEGGAGTTYLFNEVKEGSELTLRGPQGVFTLPDSIEKDLYFICTGTGIAPFRSMVHHIKRHNIPHQNIHLIFGTRTQKDLVYVSELKQLDTEMENFHFLPTLSREQWDGCCGYVHAIYENLVREKMNGNSEPPPANFYLCGWKAMIDEAKQRIQGLGYDRKAIHQELYG; this comes from the coding sequence ATGGCTTTACAACCCTGGCGAAAAGGCATTGTGACCCGCATTGAAAACGAAACGTACAACACACGCCGTTTCTGGATACAGGTTCCCGAACTTGAGTCCTTTGATTTTGCACCCGGCCAGTTTGTAACGCTGGATTTGCCCATTCATGAGAAGCCTGCCAAGCGCATCCGCAGCTATTCCATTGCCTCCTGGCCCGACGGCACCAATGTGTTTGAATTGCTGATTGTTTTGCTGGAAGGCGGCGCCGGCACCACGTATTTGTTTAACGAAGTGAAAGAAGGCTCAGAGCTTACGCTTCGCGGGCCGCAGGGCGTGTTTACCTTGCCCGACAGCATTGAAAAAGATTTGTACTTCATCTGCACCGGTACGGGCATTGCACCTTTCCGCAGCATGGTGCACCACATAAAGCGGCACAACATTCCGCACCAAAACATCCACCTCATTTTCGGCACCCGCACGCAAAAGGATTTGGTGTATGTATCCGAATTAAAACAGTTGGACACGGAGATGGAAAACTTTCATTTTCTTCCAACCTTGTCGCGGGAACAATGGGACGGTTGCTGCGGTTACGTTCATGCGATTTACGAGAACCTGGTGCGGGAGAAAATGAACGGCAATTCCGAACCGCCTCCTGCTAATTTTTATTTGTGCGGATGGAAAGCGATGATTGACGAGGCAAAGCAACGGATACAAGGTTTGGGCTACGATAGAAAAGCGATACACCAGGAACTCTACGGATAA
- a CDS encoding T9SS type A sorting domain-containing protein codes for MTVLILAAFFSVGCVSKTNKQAEEPNEIFSERDGMELAMRQEFLMTQDPALGYIPKERMIAALEYQRRLNAARQNQSLAINWQERGPVNPAGRTRAFVIDARDATGNTVFAASVSGGIWKATNFKSTPVWTPVNENMGSLAVCALAQDPSNTSVMYAGTGEGWFNSDAVRGNGIWKTADGGTTWNKLASTDSSATLPPSTTPNLHNFDFIQDIVINTSGVVFASSRPSARFCNTGGVFRSADGGTSWTRVIGVLTAQTCDSAYNYYGADLELASNGDVYATTGYINSGEPANLGRIFRSSAAANGTNVGGAGTWVDITPSGTWQRIDVAVAPNNPAVIYALLEGSGNGIGAIKKSTNSGATWTDLPLPTWCNQGTNSSDFTNGQAFYDLIVQVDPTNANNVYIGGIDLFKSTDGGATWNQLTQWASNCSTLPVVHADQHNIQFLPGSGSEIYASNDGGIYYSNNAGSTWATATLPNLNGANQTTYSLKNVGYNVMQLYACDMHPTATNYFLVGAQDNGSYKLTSAGVAIAIESSVGGDGGFCHIDQADGNIQVISYVYNNFYYSRNGGNSFTRISFNNNGFFINPSDYDDQKKVLYTGANSAQLGLVSNLSGTGSPTFSTQNISGLGVRKISALKVDPTVSSGGTVWLAGTDTIRRANYTPLQPVVIKVTNANATPIEAVTRVLSNAPEGSSISSIDVDPANANHLLVTLSNYGVVSVYESTDGGATFNNIEGNLPDVPVRWGMFVPANASVGGTTGGGILLATEIGVWFTQQSAGTATSWSSQNTGLPNVRTDMLRYRASDNLLAAATHGRGLFTTTLTSVATGIPTVSNTRNFIDYVTNTRQQLFVKTGNLTTTAMQLQLFDATGRLVYDKKTGYSNQTIPIDGLASGSYILKIYGNRNEQYTKQFVR; via the coding sequence TTGACCGTTCTGATTTTAGCAGCCTTTTTTTCCGTTGGCTGCGTTTCCAAAACAAACAAACAAGCCGAAGAACCCAATGAAATTTTTTCCGAAAGAGACGGAATGGAACTGGCCATGCGGCAGGAATTTTTGATGACGCAGGACCCGGCCCTGGGTTACATCCCGAAAGAAAGAATGATTGCTGCATTGGAATACCAGCGCCGGCTAAACGCTGCAAGGCAGAATCAAAGCCTCGCCATAAACTGGCAGGAGAGAGGTCCGGTAAATCCGGCGGGAAGAACAAGAGCTTTTGTCATTGATGCCCGGGATGCCACCGGCAACACGGTTTTTGCGGCCAGCGTAAGCGGCGGCATTTGGAAAGCCACCAACTTTAAATCAACGCCGGTGTGGACACCGGTGAATGAGAACATGGGCAGCTTGGCAGTTTGTGCGCTTGCCCAAGACCCTTCCAATACATCGGTCATGTATGCCGGAACGGGCGAAGGTTGGTTTAACTCGGACGCGGTAAGAGGAAACGGCATTTGGAAGACCGCAGACGGCGGTACGACGTGGAATAAGTTGGCCTCTACCGACTCGTCGGCTACGTTGCCACCAAGCACGACACCTAATTTGCACAATTTCGATTTCATACAAGATATAGTGATAAACACGAGTGGTGTTGTCTTTGCCAGTTCACGACCCAGTGCCCGCTTTTGCAATACAGGAGGCGTTTTTCGCTCGGCTGATGGCGGTACAAGCTGGACGAGGGTGATTGGTGTTTTAACGGCTCAAACTTGCGACAGCGCTTACAATTACTACGGCGCTGATCTGGAACTTGCCTCTAACGGCGATGTGTACGCCACTACGGGTTATATTAATTCGGGTGAACCCGCTAATCTCGGGCGGATTTTTCGCTCCAGCGCTGCTGCAAACGGTACCAATGTAGGAGGCGCGGGAACCTGGGTTGACATTACACCTAGCGGCACCTGGCAGCGAATTGATGTCGCAGTAGCACCCAACAATCCGGCGGTGATCTACGCTTTGTTGGAAGGCTCAGGCAACGGCATCGGCGCCATAAAAAAAAGCACAAACTCCGGCGCCACATGGACCGACCTTCCCTTGCCGACCTGGTGCAACCAAGGAACGAATTCATCGGATTTTACCAACGGCCAGGCGTTTTACGATTTGATTGTGCAAGTAGATCCAACGAACGCCAATAACGTTTATATCGGCGGCATTGATTTGTTTAAATCAACCGACGGTGGTGCAACCTGGAATCAACTTACGCAGTGGGCGAGTAACTGTTCTACGTTGCCTGTTGTGCACGCCGATCAGCACAACATTCAATTCTTGCCGGGCTCTGGTTCGGAAATATACGCCAGCAACGACGGCGGCATTTATTACAGCAACAACGCAGGTTCAACCTGGGCTACAGCTACCCTTCCTAATTTAAACGGTGCCAACCAAACTACGTATTCGCTAAAGAACGTTGGCTACAACGTTATGCAGCTTTATGCTTGCGATATGCATCCAACCGCTACCAACTATTTTCTCGTGGGTGCGCAGGACAACGGTTCGTATAAGCTCACGTCGGCTGGTGTAGCGATAGCCATTGAATCGAGTGTGGGCGGCGACGGAGGCTTTTGTCACATTGACCAGGCGGATGGCAACATCCAAGTTATTTCTTACGTGTACAACAATTTTTATTATTCCCGCAACGGTGGAAACAGTTTTACCCGTATCAGCTTTAACAACAACGGCTTTTTCATCAACCCATCTGATTACGACGATCAGAAAAAAGTTTTGTACACCGGTGCGAATTCAGCACAGCTCGGCCTTGTGTCGAACCTAAGTGGCACAGGCTCGCCGACCTTTTCGACGCAAAATATCAGCGGCCTTGGGGTGCGCAAAATTTCAGCTCTAAAAGTGGACCCGACGGTGAGCAGTGGTGGAACGGTTTGGCTTGCCGGAACGGACACCATCCGCCGTGCCAACTACACTCCTCTTCAGCCTGTGGTCATAAAAGTCACAAATGCCAACGCAACACCAATAGAAGCCGTTACAAGAGTTTTGTCAAATGCCCCTGAAGGATCGTCCATTTCCTCGATAGACGTTGACCCTGCTAACGCCAACCATCTTTTGGTGACTTTGTCGAACTACGGTGTGGTTAGTGTTTACGAAAGCACCGACGGCGGTGCAACGTTCAACAACATCGAAGGCAATTTGCCCGATGTGCCGGTGCGTTGGGGCATGTTTGTTCCGGCCAATGCCAGCGTAGGCGGCACAACCGGCGGCGGTATTTTACTGGCCACGGAAATTGGCGTGTGGTTTACACAGCAATCGGCGGGAACGGCCACTTCCTGGTCGTCGCAAAACACAGGCTTGCCCAACGTGCGAACAGACATGCTTCGCTACCGCGCTTCCGATAATTTATTGGCGGCAGCCACACACGGACGAGGATTGTTCACCACAACGCTGACTTCTGTTGCCACGGGCATTCCAACGGTAAGCAACACCCGCAATTTTATTGACTATGTTACAAACACAAGACAACAGCTTTTTGTAAAAACAGGTAATCTTACCACTACGGCCATGCAACTGCAATTGTTTGACGCGACGGGCCGCCTGGTGTACGATAAAAAAACCGGGTACAGCAATCAAACAATCCCAATTGACGGTTTGGCAAGCGGCAGCTATATTCTTAAAATTTATGGCAACCGAAACGAGCAATACACGAAGCAGTTTGTCAGATAA
- the mfd gene encoding transcription-repair coupling factor yields the protein MSVSTLLDKYKSSPRLFNLADKLSFAQTQKIRLANLNGSASQFVAAGIFLHPSCSQMNHVFVCNDAEEAAYFHNTLENLTDALNIFYFPSSFKNRKNYRLLNSSHVMLRTEAMTKFSSQTGNRVGALVTYPEAVAEKVVVSKAIAQNIIHIKAGDEIDPVSLYGKLVDYGFERTDFVYEPGQFAVRGGILDIYSFGNEKPYRIELFGNDVDSIRIIDPETQLSERRLLQVSIIPNVETQFEEEEKVSLLQFLPENTVIWIQDEEFLREQLLTAEEDLHLFLETMKTFSKKDEEEQDDKLIKKDVKVEEFTTADDFARDLLRHHTVYFGYEKPTDFSTEIKFETKSQPAFNRQFDLLIQDLKSWEGKGFALNIFAENPKQLERLYNIFKDLKEEITFNPIATSIHEGFIDEELKLVCYTDHQIFQRYHKYRVKQAYNKNKALTLRGLRELQPGDYVTHIDHGVGVYSGLQKIEVAGKMQEAVRIIYRDSDILYVNINSLHKIAKYTGKEGTVPKVNKLGSDVWNKLKEKTKSKVKEVAFDLIKLYAARKAQQGFQHTPDNYMQTELEASFIYEDTPDQSKATADVKRDMESPSPMDRLVCGDVGFGKTEIAIRAAFKTCLDGKQAAILVPTTILAFQHYKTFSERLKDFPVTVDYVNRFKSAKEKKETYKKLEEGKIDIIVGTHALIGKEVKFKDLGLLIIDEEQKFGVGHKEKIKTLRTNIDALTLTATPIPRTLQFSLMGARDLSIMNTPPPNRQPIQTEVRIYQEDFVRDAIYFEAERGGQVFFIHNRVQNIVEMSSIIQGLCPDLSVGWAHGQLEGHVLEERIMDFIDKKYDVLVCTNIVESGVDIPNVNTIIVNNAHHFGLSDLHQLRGRVGRSNKKAFCYLLAPPMSTLPTDSRKRLQTLEQHSELGSGFQIAMRDLDIRGAGNLLGGEQSGFMAEIGFEMYQKILDEAIRELKRTQFKDLFKEEISKQDDFVQDCTIDTDLEILIPDDYVENITERLSLYSRLDNCETEEELQAMEQEMTDRFGALPPSVQELFVTVRCRKLAVAMGFERLILKNDSLKCYFINRPDSPYFESETFKRILDFLQTGTNKAKLKQVGKLVMIVAEPVKDMQDVHHFLQRMHKEVVTTSAVSV from the coding sequence ATGAGTGTAAGCACATTACTGGATAAATACAAATCTTCCCCCCGCCTTTTTAATTTGGCGGACAAACTTTCTTTTGCCCAAACCCAAAAAATACGGCTGGCAAACCTCAACGGCAGCGCCTCCCAGTTTGTTGCCGCAGGCATTTTCTTGCATCCGTCTTGTAGTCAAATGAACCATGTGTTTGTTTGCAATGATGCGGAAGAAGCGGCTTATTTTCACAACACGCTGGAGAACCTTACCGATGCTCTGAACATCTTTTATTTCCCGTCTTCGTTCAAGAATAGAAAGAACTACCGTTTGCTTAATTCGTCGCACGTGATGTTGCGCACCGAAGCGATGACGAAGTTCTCTTCGCAAACCGGCAATCGGGTAGGCGCCTTGGTGACGTATCCCGAAGCGGTGGCCGAAAAAGTGGTGGTTTCCAAAGCCATTGCGCAAAACATCATTCACATAAAAGCCGGCGATGAAATTGATCCGGTGAGTTTGTACGGAAAACTGGTTGATTACGGTTTTGAACGTACCGACTTTGTTTACGAGCCGGGACAGTTTGCAGTGCGTGGCGGCATTCTGGACATTTATTCCTTTGGCAACGAAAAGCCTTACCGCATTGAGCTTTTCGGCAACGATGTGGATTCAATCCGCATCATTGATCCCGAAACGCAGTTGAGTGAGAGAAGGCTTTTGCAAGTGAGCATTATTCCCAACGTGGAAACGCAATTTGAAGAAGAGGAGAAAGTTTCGTTGCTGCAATTTTTGCCCGAGAACACCGTCATTTGGATACAGGACGAAGAATTCCTTCGTGAGCAATTATTGACGGCTGAAGAAGACCTGCATCTTTTTTTAGAGACGATGAAAACGTTTTCGAAAAAAGACGAAGAAGAGCAGGATGACAAGCTAATTAAGAAAGACGTAAAGGTTGAAGAATTTACAACGGCTGATGATTTTGCAAGAGATTTATTGCGTCACCACACGGTTTATTTTGGCTATGAGAAGCCAACCGATTTTTCAACCGAAATAAAGTTTGAAACAAAATCACAACCGGCTTTCAACCGCCAGTTTGATTTACTGATTCAAGACTTGAAAAGCTGGGAAGGCAAAGGCTTTGCATTAAACATCTTTGCCGAGAATCCGAAACAACTGGAAAGGCTTTACAACATCTTCAAAGACCTGAAAGAAGAGATAACCTTTAACCCGATTGCAACGTCCATTCACGAAGGTTTTATTGACGAAGAGTTAAAGCTTGTTTGCTACACCGATCACCAAATTTTTCAACGCTATCACAAGTACCGCGTCAAGCAGGCCTACAATAAAAACAAAGCGCTTACGCTGCGTGGCTTGCGTGAATTGCAACCCGGCGATTACGTCACGCACATTGACCACGGCGTGGGTGTTTATAGCGGCCTGCAAAAAATAGAGGTGGCCGGAAAGATGCAGGAAGCCGTTCGTATTATTTATAGGGACAGCGATATTTTGTACGTCAACATCAACTCGCTGCACAAGATTGCGAAGTACACCGGCAAGGAAGGCACGGTGCCGAAAGTGAACAAACTTGGTTCAGATGTTTGGAACAAACTGAAAGAAAAAACAAAATCAAAAGTCAAAGAAGTTGCTTTTGATTTGATTAAGCTGTACGCTGCACGCAAGGCGCAGCAAGGCTTTCAACACACGCCGGACAATTACATGCAAACCGAGTTGGAAGCTTCCTTCATTTACGAAGACACGCCGGATCAAAGCAAGGCAACGGCGGATGTAAAACGCGACATGGAATCGCCCTCGCCGATGGACCGTCTGGTTTGCGGCGACGTAGGTTTTGGCAAAACAGAGATCGCAATTCGTGCTGCGTTTAAAACTTGTTTGGACGGAAAGCAAGCAGCGATACTTGTGCCCACAACCATTCTTGCTTTTCAGCACTACAAAACGTTTAGCGAACGGTTAAAAGATTTTCCGGTAACGGTTGATTACGTCAATCGTTTTAAATCGGCTAAAGAGAAAAAAGAAACGTATAAGAAACTTGAGGAAGGAAAGATTGATATCATCGTGGGCACACACGCACTGATTGGAAAGGAAGTAAAATTCAAAGACCTTGGTCTTCTTATCATTGATGAAGAACAAAAATTTGGCGTTGGTCACAAAGAAAAAATCAAAACGCTTCGCACAAACATTGATGCGCTAACGTTAACGGCAACGCCTATTCCGCGTACGCTGCAATTCAGTTTGATGGGCGCACGTGATTTAAGCATCATGAACACGCCACCGCCGAACCGTCAGCCCATTCAAACCGAAGTAAGAATTTACCAGGAAGACTTCGTTCGCGATGCGATTTATTTTGAAGCAGAACGCGGCGGACAAGTGTTCTTCATTCACAACCGCGTGCAGAACATTGTTGAAATGTCTTCCATCATTCAAGGCCTTTGTCCCGACCTGAGTGTGGGTTGGGCGCACGGGCAATTGGAAGGGCATGTACTGGAAGAACGCATCATGGATTTCATCGACAAGAAATATGATGTGCTCGTGTGTACGAATATTGTTGAAAGCGGTGTGGACATTCCGAACGTCAACACCATCATCGTAAACAACGCACATCATTTTGGCTTGAGCGATTTGCACCAGTTGCGCGGTCGGGTTGGCCGCAGTAATAAAAAAGCATTCTGTTATTTGCTCGCACCGCCCATGAGTACTTTGCCAACGGATTCAAGAAAGCGTTTGCAAACACTCGAACAGCACAGCGAGCTCGGAAGCGGTTTTCAAATTGCGATGCGTGACCTGGACATTCGCGGCGCCGGCAATTTATTGGGCGGCGAACAAAGCGGCTTCATGGCGGAAATTGGTTTTGAGATGTACCAGAAAATTCTGGACGAAGCCATTCGCGAATTAAAACGTACGCAGTTTAAGGATTTGTTCAAGGAAGAAATTTCAAAGCAAGACGATTTTGTGCAGGACTGTACAATTGATACCGATTTGGAGATTTTGATTCCGGATGATTACGTTGAAAACATCACCGAGAGGCTTTCGCTTTATTCACGTTTGGACAACTGCGAAACCGAAGAAGAATTGCAGGCAATGGAGCAGGAGATGACCGACCGCTTCGGCGCTTTGCCACCATCCGTACAGGAATTGTTTGTTACCGTTCGTTGCCGCAAGCTGGCTGTAGCTATGGGTTTTGAACGATTGATATTAAAAAATGATTCGCTTAAATGTTATTTTATCAATCGTCCGGACTCTCCCTATTTTGAATCAGAAACCTTCAAACGCATTCTCGACTTTTTGCAAACGGGTACTAACAAAGCCAAGCTGAAACAAGTGGGCAAACTGGTTATGATTGTTGCAGAGCCGGTGAAAGACATGCAAGACGTGCATCATTTTCTACAGCGGATGCACAAGGAGGTCGTGACGACTTCTGCGGTCAGCGTTTGA
- the galE gene encoding UDP-glucose 4-epimerase GalE, with the protein MKKIMVTGGTGYIGSHTLVDLIENGYDVISVDNNSRSNPAMLRGVEKITGKPVKNYKVDLCNFDDTFAIFQENPDISGIIHFAAYKAVGESVEKPLMYFENNLVSLINLLKCVQEFNVPWFVFSSSCTVYGNPDHSMVTEETPPKPAASPYGYTKQMGEQILGEFQKASNVQTILLRYFNPVGAHPSALIGELPIGKPQNLVPAITQTAIGKLPKMMVFGDDYPTRDGSCVRDYIHVCDIAHAHTLAIQYLEECRNNSGCEVFNLGTGNGVTVLEAIHAFEKVSGVKLNYEIGPRRPGDIVAIYANNDKAKSRLGWDPARSLDEMMDTAWRWELKLKNDEQMFTSAKSELN; encoded by the coding sequence ATGAAAAAAATTATGGTGACCGGCGGCACGGGTTATATCGGCTCTCATACCCTTGTGGACCTTATTGAAAACGGCTACGATGTAATTAGTGTGGACAACAACTCCCGCAGCAACCCGGCCATGTTGCGCGGCGTAGAAAAGATTACCGGCAAGCCGGTAAAAAATTACAAAGTTGACCTGTGCAATTTTGACGATACGTTTGCCATTTTTCAGGAAAACCCCGACATCAGCGGCATCATTCATTTTGCGGCCTATAAAGCGGTGGGCGAATCGGTGGAGAAACCCCTGATGTATTTTGAAAACAACCTTGTTTCGCTCATCAACCTTTTGAAATGCGTACAGGAATTTAACGTGCCCTGGTTCGTATTCTCATCTTCATGTACCGTTTACGGCAACCCCGATCACTCGATGGTTACGGAAGAAACGCCGCCCAAGCCTGCGGCTTCGCCTTACGGTTACACAAAGCAAATGGGTGAACAAATCCTGGGCGAGTTTCAAAAAGCCAGCAACGTACAAACCATCCTCCTTCGTTACTTCAATCCGGTTGGTGCACATCCATCGGCGCTCATTGGCGAATTGCCCATCGGCAAACCGCAAAATCTTGTGCCCGCCATTACGCAAACGGCCATCGGCAAATTGCCCAAGATGATGGTGTTCGGCGACGATTACCCGACCCGCGACGGAAGCTGTGTACGCGATTACATTCACGTGTGCGACATTGCTCATGCGCACACACTCGCCATTCAATATTTGGAAGAATGCCGTAACAACAGCGGTTGCGAAGTCTTCAACCTCGGCACGGGCAACGGCGTTACGGTACTCGAAGCCATTCATGCTTTCGAAAAAGTAAGCGGCGTAAAATTGAATTATGAAATCGGTCCGCGCAGGCCCGGCGATATTGTGGCGATTTATGCCAACAACGACAAGGCCAAAAGCCGGTTAGGTTGGGATCCCGCACGTTCGCTGGATGAAATGATGGACACGGCCTGGCGCTGGGAGTTGAAACTAAAGAACGATGAGCAAATGTTTACGTCCGCAAAATCGGAATTGAATTGA